From the Pseudomonas sp. SORT22 genome, one window contains:
- a CDS encoding glutathione peroxidase, producing the protein MADAMLKIPCITLTGEQKALADYPAKAVLVVNTASQCGFTPQYKGLEQLWQRYREQGLVVLGFPCNQFGKQEPGDASEIAQFCELKFGVSFPLFRKIEVNGAGAHPLFIELKKRAPGLFGSEGIKWNFTKFLLDPATGKVTRYAPSTKPDALAGSIEKLLR; encoded by the coding sequence ATGGCCGACGCAATGCTGAAGATTCCCTGCATTACCCTGACCGGTGAGCAAAAAGCCCTGGCCGATTACCCGGCCAAGGCAGTGCTGGTGGTCAACACCGCCAGCCAGTGCGGATTTACCCCGCAATACAAGGGCCTGGAGCAGCTCTGGCAACGTTACCGCGAGCAGGGGCTGGTGGTGCTGGGCTTTCCCTGCAACCAGTTCGGCAAGCAGGAGCCGGGCGATGCGAGCGAGATTGCGCAGTTCTGCGAGCTCAAGTTTGGGGTCAGCTTCCCGTTGTTTCGCAAAATCGAAGTCAACGGCGCCGGAGCCCATCCGCTGTTTATCGAGCTGAAAAAGCGCGCCCCAGGGCTGTTCGGCTCCGAAGGCATCAAGTGGAACTTCACCAAGTTCCTGCTCGATCCGGCCACCGGCAAGGTCACCCGCTATGCTCCGAGCACCAAGCCGGACGCCTTGGCCGGTTCGATCGAGAAACTGCTCAGGTAG
- a CDS encoding response regulator produces MLAQRTERETGSGLMDIKFTNRLSYKQARLTVLVGFILGTLLSLIQIGIDYASEDASINREMQALLQISHNPASRIAYNIDAELAQELTRGLLQSPAITRAWLIDNNDTVLADVQRPRQESSYRLISDFLFGESRQFRDQLFLSHMPDEYLGTLYLDVDTFAFGSRFLKRAEVTLLNGFVRSLVLTGILLGLFYIMLTQPLVRVISALSNSDSRNPAQSKLSFPPGHEQDEIGVLVKVANQQFVSMATEIQQRRNAENRLTDYLNELENIVSARTNELKASNTRLSQSNEELEDARRRALDMAQARAAFLANMSHEIRTPLNGLLGMIALSLDSPLNAEQRQQLSIAHDSGKVLVELLNDILDLSKFDAGQLELERIPFDLGALVEDTANLLSQNAAPSVELTCLIDPQFPSMVLGDPTRVRQIVSNLLSNALKFTRFGRVDVRLCSYAGGVRLDVCDTGIGIPSEAQVRIFQPFTQAGAGITRQYGGTGLGLALTNNLCEAMQGRLSISSEAGFGSQFSAELPLPSHTAAVPAQPLHGSVAAISNASSGLAELLQTLLPGWGLGYQRYDTPEQLKDATPDLLITDDLDCLFSLRPQISAPILLVTAYGNFLPGEQAAHLAPLQQQARPLARNALYQTLRRTLHGADHINQSPLGGASHSERRARILLVEDNPVNQLVAKGMLAKLGCEVSVAAHGADALEQLEQSPFDLVLMDCNMPVMDGYEASRRIRQSGRWPDLPIVALTANAMPEERERCRAAGMSDYLAKPFRREELLALIDHWVPLTAT; encoded by the coding sequence ATGCTTGCGCAGCGCACGGAACGTGAAACTGGCTCGGGACTCATGGATATCAAGTTCACCAATCGCCTGTCCTACAAGCAAGCCCGGCTGACGGTCCTGGTCGGCTTCATCCTGGGTACATTGCTCAGTCTCATCCAGATCGGTATCGATTATGCCAGTGAAGACGCCTCCATCAACCGCGAGATGCAGGCGCTGCTGCAAATCAGCCATAACCCGGCTTCGCGCATCGCCTATAACATCGATGCCGAACTGGCCCAGGAACTGACCCGCGGCCTGCTGCAATCGCCGGCGATCACCCGCGCCTGGCTGATCGACAACAACGACACCGTCCTCGCCGATGTTCAGCGCCCACGCCAGGAAAGCAGCTACCGGCTGATCAGCGATTTCCTCTTCGGCGAATCGCGCCAGTTTCGCGACCAGCTGTTTCTCAGCCATATGCCCGACGAATACCTCGGCACCCTGTACCTGGACGTCGATACCTTTGCCTTTGGCAGCCGCTTTCTCAAGCGCGCCGAAGTCACCCTGCTCAATGGCTTTGTGCGCAGCCTGGTCCTGACCGGGATTCTTCTCGGCCTGTTCTACATCATGCTGACCCAGCCGCTGGTGCGGGTGATCAGCGCCCTGAGCAACAGTGATTCGCGCAACCCGGCGCAGTCCAAACTGTCGTTTCCACCCGGCCACGAGCAGGACGAAATCGGCGTGCTGGTCAAGGTCGCCAACCAGCAGTTCGTCAGCATGGCCACCGAGATCCAGCAGCGGCGCAACGCCGAAAACCGCCTGACCGACTACCTCAACGAGCTGGAGAACATCGTCTCGGCGCGCACCAACGAGCTCAAGGCCAGCAACACTCGCCTCAGCCAGTCCAACGAAGAACTCGAAGACGCCCGGCGCCGCGCCCTGGACATGGCCCAGGCACGCGCGGCCTTTCTGGCCAACATGAGCCACGAGATTCGCACCCCGCTCAATGGCCTGCTGGGGATGATCGCGCTGTCACTGGACAGCCCGCTCAATGCCGAGCAGCGCCAGCAGCTGTCGATTGCCCACGACTCGGGCAAGGTTCTGGTCGAGCTGCTCAACGATATTCTCGACCTGTCCAAGTTCGATGCCGGGCAACTGGAGCTTGAACGCATTCCCTTCGACCTCGGCGCGCTGGTCGAAGACACCGCCAACCTGCTGTCGCAGAACGCCGCGCCCAGTGTCGAGCTGACCTGCCTGATCGACCCGCAGTTTCCCTCGATGGTGCTCGGCGACCCGACACGGGTACGGCAGATTGTCAGCAACCTGCTGTCCAACGCCTTGAAGTTCACTCGCTTTGGTCGCGTCGATGTGCGCCTTTGCAGCTACGCCGGCGGCGTTCGCCTGGATGTCTGCGACACCGGCATCGGCATCCCCAGCGAAGCCCAGGTACGGATCTTTCAGCCCTTCACCCAGGCCGGCGCCGGTATCACCCGCCAATACGGCGGTACCGGCCTGGGCCTGGCGCTGACCAATAACCTCTGCGAAGCCATGCAAGGGCGCCTGAGCATCAGTTCTGAAGCCGGCTTTGGCAGCCAGTTCAGCGCCGAGCTGCCACTGCCCAGCCATACCGCGGCGGTGCCCGCGCAACCTTTGCATGGCAGCGTTGCGGCCATCAGCAATGCCAGCAGCGGCCTGGCCGAACTGCTGCAGACACTGCTGCCCGGCTGGGGCCTGGGCTACCAGCGCTACGACACGCCAGAGCAACTCAAGGACGCGACCCCGGACCTGCTGATCACCGACGACCTGGATTGCCTGTTCAGTTTGCGTCCGCAGATCAGTGCGCCAATCCTGCTGGTTACCGCCTATGGCAATTTCCTGCCCGGCGAACAGGCCGCGCACCTGGCGCCCTTGCAGCAGCAGGCCCGACCGCTGGCCCGCAACGCCCTGTATCAGACACTGCGGCGCACCCTGCACGGCGCCGACCACATCAACCAGTCACCGCTTGGCGGCGCCTCGCACAGCGAACGCCGTGCACGCATCCTGCTGGTCGAGGACAACCCGGTGAACCAGTTGGTGGCCAAGGGTATGCTGGCCAAGCTCGGCTGTGAGGTCAGCGTCGCCGCCCATGGCGCCGACGCCCTCGAACAGCTGGAGCAGTCACCCTTCGACCTGGTGCTGATGGACTGCAACATGCCGGTGATGGACGGCTATGAAGCCAGTCGGCGGATCCGCCAGAGCGGGCGCTGGCCAGACCTGCCGATCGTCGCCCTGACCGCCAACGCCATGCCCGAAGAGCGCGAGCGCTGCCGGGCCGCAGGGATGAGCGACTACCTGGCCAAGCCGTTTCGCCGCGAGGAATTGCTGGCGCTGATCGATCACTGGGTGCCGTTGACGGCTACCTGA
- the htpX gene encoding protease HtpX: MMRILLFVATNLAVVLIASITLSLFGFNGFMAANGVDLKLDQLLIFCAVFGFAGSLISLFISKWMAKMSTGTQIISQPRTRHEQWLLQTVEELSREAGIKMPEVGIFPAYEANAFATGWNRNDALVAVSQGLLERFSPDEVRAVLAHEIGHVANGDMVTLALVQGVVNTFVMFFARIIGNFVDKVIFKNEEGQGIAYYIATIVAELVLGILASIIVMWFSRKREFRADEAGARLAGTNAMIGALQRLRSEQGVPVHMPDTLNAFGINGGLKQGLAGLLMSHPPLEERIEALRRRG, from the coding sequence ATGATGCGCATCTTACTGTTTGTGGCCACCAACCTCGCGGTTGTGCTGATTGCCAGCATTACCCTGAGCCTGTTTGGCTTCAACGGGTTCATGGCGGCCAACGGGGTTGACCTCAAACTCGACCAGCTGCTGATTTTCTGCGCGGTGTTCGGTTTTGCCGGCTCGCTGATCTCGCTGTTCATCTCCAAGTGGATGGCGAAGATGAGCACCGGCACCCAGATCATCAGCCAACCGCGCACCCGCCACGAACAATGGCTGCTGCAGACCGTCGAGGAACTGTCCCGCGAAGCCGGCATCAAGATGCCCGAAGTGGGTATCTTTCCGGCCTACGAGGCCAACGCCTTCGCCACCGGCTGGAACCGCAACGACGCCCTGGTAGCGGTCAGCCAGGGCCTGCTCGAGCGCTTCTCGCCCGATGAAGTGCGCGCCGTACTGGCTCACGAGATCGGCCACGTGGCCAACGGCGACATGGTCACCCTTGCCCTGGTGCAAGGCGTGGTCAACACCTTCGTGATGTTCTTTGCCCGCATCATCGGCAACTTCGTCGACAAGGTGATCTTCAAGAACGAAGAAGGCCAGGGTATCGCCTACTACATCGCGACCATCGTCGCCGAACTGGTACTGGGCATCCTGGCCAGCATCATCGTCATGTGGTTCTCGCGCAAACGCGAGTTCCGCGCCGACGAAGCCGGCGCCCGCCTGGCCGGCACCAACGCGATGATCGGCGCCCTGCAGCGCCTGCGCTCGGAACAAGGTGTGCCGGTGCACATGCCCGACACCCTCAACGCCTTCGGCATCAACGGCGGCCTCAAGCAGGGCCTGGCCGGCCTGCTGATGAGCCACCCGCCGCTGGAAGAGCGCATCGAAGCCCTGCGCCGTCGCGGCTGA
- a CDS encoding pyridoxal phosphate-dependent aminotransferase: MQVSKSNKLANVCYDIRGPVLKHAKRLEEEGHRILKLNIGNPAPFGFEAPDEILQDVIRNLPTAQGYSDSKGLFSARKAVMQYYQQKQVEGVGIEDIYLGNGVSELIVMSMQALLNNGDEVLIPAPDYPLWTAAVSLAGGNPVHYLCDEQADWFPDLDDIKAKITSNTKALVIINPNNPTGAVYSRELLLGMLELARQHNLVVFSDEIYDKILYDEAVHISTASLAPDLLCLTFNGLSKSYRVAGFRSGWLAISGPKHHAMSYIEGIDMLANMRLCANVPSQHAIQTALGGYQSINDLVLPQGRLLEQRNRTWELLNSIPGVSCVKPMGALYAFPRIDPKVCPIHNDEKFVLDLLLSEKLLIVQGTAFNWPWPDHFRVVTLPRVDDLEQAIGRIGNFLKTYQQ; encoded by the coding sequence ATGCAGGTCAGCAAATCGAACAAGCTCGCCAATGTCTGCTATGACATTCGCGGCCCGGTGCTCAAGCACGCCAAACGCCTGGAAGAGGAAGGCCATCGCATCCTCAAGCTGAACATCGGCAACCCGGCGCCCTTTGGTTTCGAGGCGCCGGACGAGATCCTCCAGGATGTGATCCGCAACCTGCCGACCGCCCAGGGTTACAGCGACTCCAAGGGCCTGTTCAGCGCGCGCAAGGCGGTGATGCAGTACTACCAGCAAAAACAGGTCGAAGGTGTCGGTATCGAAGACATCTACCTGGGCAACGGCGTCTCCGAGCTGATCGTGATGTCGATGCAGGCGCTGCTCAACAATGGCGACGAAGTGCTGATTCCGGCCCCGGACTACCCGCTGTGGACCGCCGCGGTGAGCCTGGCTGGCGGTAACCCGGTGCACTACCTGTGCGACGAGCAGGCCGACTGGTTCCCGGACCTGGACGACATCAAGGCCAAGATCACCTCCAACACCAAGGCCCTGGTGATCATCAACCCGAACAACCCGACCGGCGCGGTGTACTCGCGCGAACTGCTGCTGGGCATGCTCGAACTGGCCCGCCAGCACAACCTGGTGGTGTTCTCCGACGAGATCTACGACAAGATCCTCTATGACGAAGCCGTGCACATCAGCACCGCCTCGCTGGCCCCGGACCTGCTCTGCCTGACCTTCAACGGCCTGTCCAAGTCCTACCGGGTGGCGGGCTTCCGCTCCGGCTGGCTGGCCATCTCCGGGCCCAAGCATCACGCCATGAGCTACATCGAAGGCATCGACATGCTGGCCAACATGCGCCTGTGTGCCAACGTGCCGAGCCAGCACGCGATCCAGACCGCCCTGGGCGGCTACCAGAGCATCAACGACCTGGTACTGCCACAAGGCCGCCTGCTTGAGCAGCGCAACCGCACCTGGGAGCTGCTCAACAGCATCCCCGGGGTCAGCTGCGTCAAGCCGATGGGCGCGCTGTATGCGTTCCCGCGCATCGACCCGAAAGTCTGCCCGATCCACAACGACGAGAAGTTCGTCCTCGACCTGCTGCTGTCGGAAAAGCTGCTGATCGTCCAGGGCACTGCCTTCAACTGGCCGTGGCCGGATCACTTCCGCGTCGTGACCCTGCCACGGGTAGACGACCTCGAGCAGGCCATTGGCCGGATCGGAAACTTCCTGAAGACATATCAGCAGTAA
- the msrB gene encoding peptide-methionine (R)-S-oxide reductase MsrB, which yields MEKLAKTLEEWRAMLDPEQYNVCRLKGTERPFSGKYNGTKTDGVYHCICCNEPLFDSSSKFDSGCGWPSFYEPIADSAMIEIRDTSHGMIRTEVTCAKCDAHLGHVFPDGPPPTGLRYCINSVCLDLVPR from the coding sequence ATGGAAAAACTCGCGAAAACCCTTGAAGAATGGCGCGCCATGCTCGACCCCGAGCAGTACAACGTGTGCCGCCTGAAGGGCACCGAGCGGCCGTTCAGCGGCAAATACAACGGCACCAAGACCGACGGCGTCTACCATTGCATCTGCTGCAACGAGCCGCTGTTCGATTCGAGCAGCAAATTTGATTCCGGGTGCGGCTGGCCTAGCTTCTATGAGCCGATTGCCGACAGCGCGATGATCGAAATTCGCGATACCTCCCACGGCATGATTCGTACCGAAGTCACCTGCGCCAAGTGCGACGCCCACCTGGGCCACGTATTTCCCGACGGTCCGCCGCCGACCGGGCTACGCTACTGCATCAACTCGGTCTGCCTGGACCTGGTGCCACGCTGA